A window of the Streptomyces sp. Ag109_O5-10 genome harbors these coding sequences:
- a CDS encoding MFS transporter: protein MGGTTLVQYEEPAVVPADVPVPEPAPVSGLGPRRTRLVFCGLMLALLLAALDQMIVATALPKIVGELHGLDRMSWAITAYLLTSTVGLPVYGKLGDLIGRKGVFQFAILVFAVGSALAGRAQNMDQLIAFRALQGVGAGGLMIGVQAIIADIVPPRQRGRFMGLIGAAFGLASVAGPLLGGYFTDHLSWRWCFYVNVPFGLVTLAVVTVVLKLPKPKVRGRFDVVGTLLLAAASTCLVLLTSWGGTEYDWGSRVILGLGAGALVAGVLFAVAEHYAAEPLIPLRLFRDSVFNVTGLVGLVVGVALFGAASYLPTFLQMVDGASATESGLLMLPMMGGIVGASIVAGQLISLTGHYRIYPVLGGAVSAAGMWLLSRLEVDTPRWQYSIWMAVLGAGIGMVMPVLVLAVQNSVRPADLGTATSANNYFRQIGGSVGAAVFGTLFADRLTDALHRRLPVRAGARLPDPESLTPQLVHALPPALRDAYIRAYADAMPRIFLYLVPVLVLGLLVACFLKEKPLVSHPTAETSPAAAGTPIPQARSPHTGAGIPVCGTVQHPDGTVVPRAALTLIDAVGRQIGRGASAEDGRYALATPGSGSYVLIAAAGGHQPQAVTVTVGERPVELDVVLGGAGRLAGSVLTADGTPVRDATVTLTNVHGEVVASVRSGREGGYVISELVAGEYTLAGSAPAFRPAALPVTVQAARETRQNVELAGGAVLKGTVRAGGGRPVEDARVTLLDAAGNVVDTLTTGADGTFRFVDLSSGEYTVIAAGYPPVATVLQVAGGGRTERDLQLGHED from the coding sequence GTGGGCGGAACGACGCTGGTGCAGTACGAGGAGCCGGCCGTGGTGCCCGCGGACGTCCCCGTGCCGGAACCCGCCCCGGTCTCCGGACTCGGGCCGCGCCGCACCCGGCTGGTCTTCTGCGGGCTGATGCTCGCCCTGCTCCTCGCCGCGCTGGACCAGATGATCGTCGCCACCGCGCTGCCGAAGATCGTCGGCGAGCTGCACGGCCTCGACCGGATGTCCTGGGCGATCACCGCCTACCTGCTCACCTCCACCGTCGGCCTCCCCGTCTACGGCAAACTCGGCGACCTCATCGGCCGCAAGGGTGTCTTCCAGTTCGCGATCCTCGTCTTCGCCGTCGGCTCGGCGCTGGCCGGGCGGGCGCAGAACATGGACCAGCTGATCGCCTTCCGCGCCCTCCAGGGCGTCGGCGCGGGCGGGTTGATGATCGGCGTGCAGGCGATCATCGCCGACATCGTGCCGCCCCGGCAGCGCGGCCGCTTCATGGGCCTGATCGGCGCCGCCTTCGGCCTCGCCTCGGTCGCCGGGCCGCTGCTCGGCGGCTACTTCACCGACCACCTCTCCTGGCGCTGGTGCTTCTACGTCAACGTGCCCTTCGGGCTGGTCACGCTCGCCGTCGTCACCGTCGTGCTCAAACTGCCGAAGCCGAAGGTCCGGGGCCGGTTCGACGTGGTGGGCACGCTGCTGCTCGCCGCCGCCTCCACCTGCCTTGTGCTGCTGACCAGTTGGGGTGGGACGGAGTACGACTGGGGCTCGCGCGTCATCCTCGGTCTTGGCGCGGGCGCGCTGGTCGCCGGAGTGCTGTTCGCCGTCGCCGAGCACTACGCCGCCGAACCCCTCATCCCGCTGCGGCTGTTCCGGGACTCCGTCTTCAACGTCACCGGCCTGGTCGGACTGGTCGTCGGGGTCGCCCTGTTCGGCGCCGCCAGCTACCTGCCGACCTTCCTGCAGATGGTCGACGGCGCCTCGGCGACCGAGTCCGGGCTCCTGATGCTGCCCATGATGGGCGGGATCGTCGGCGCCTCGATCGTCGCGGGACAGCTCATCAGCCTCACCGGCCACTACCGGATCTACCCGGTGCTCGGCGGCGCCGTGTCCGCCGCGGGCATGTGGCTGCTGTCCCGCCTCGAAGTCGACACCCCGCGCTGGCAGTACAGCATCTGGATGGCAGTCCTCGGCGCCGGGATCGGCATGGTGATGCCGGTGCTCGTCCTCGCCGTGCAGAACTCCGTCCGGCCCGCCGACCTCGGCACCGCCACCAGCGCCAACAACTACTTCCGGCAGATCGGCGGCAGCGTCGGCGCCGCCGTCTTCGGGACCCTCTTCGCCGACCGGCTCACCGACGCCCTGCACAGGCGTCTCCCCGTCCGGGCGGGCGCGCGCCTGCCCGACCCCGAGTCCCTCACCCCGCAACTCGTCCACGCGCTGCCCCCGGCGCTGCGCGACGCCTACATCCGCGCCTACGCCGACGCGATGCCCAGGATCTTCCTCTACCTGGTCCCGGTGCTCGTCCTCGGCCTGCTCGTCGCCTGCTTCCTCAAGGAGAAACCGCTGGTGTCCCATCCCACCGCCGAAACGTCACCGGCAGCCGCCGGCACCCCGATCCCGCAGGCCCGGTCGCCCCACACCGGCGCCGGGATCCCCGTCTGCGGCACGGTGCAGCACCCCGACGGGACCGTGGTGCCGCGCGCCGCGCTCACCCTCATCGACGCCGTCGGCCGGCAGATCGGCCGCGGCGCCAGCGCCGAGGACGGCCGGTACGCGCTGGCCACCCCGGGCTCCGGGTCGTACGTCCTGATCGCCGCCGCCGGCGGCCACCAGCCGCAGGCCGTCACCGTGACGGTCGGCGAGCGGCCCGTCGAGCTGGACGTCGTCCTCGGCGGCGCCGGACGGCTCGCGGGCAGCGTGCTCACCGCCGACGGCACCCCGGTGCGGGACGCCACCGTCACCCTCACCAACGTGCACGGCGAGGTCGTCGCCAGCGTCCGCAGCGGCCGTGAGGGCGGCTATGTGATCAGCGAGCTGGTGGCCGGCGAGTACACCCTCGCCGGCAGCGCCCCCGCCTTCCGCCCGGCCGCCCTCCCGGTCACCGTCCAGGCCGCCCGGGAGACCCGGCAGAACGTCGAACTCGCGGGCGGCGCCGTGCTGAAGGGCACCGTGCGGGCCGGCGGCGGACGGCCCGTGGAGGACGCGCGGGTGACCCTGCTCGACGCCGCCGGGAACGTCGTCGACACCCTCACCACCGGCGCCGACGGAACGTTCCGGTTCGTGGACCTGTCCTCGGGCGAGTACACGGTCATCGCCGCCGGCTACCCGCCGGTCGCCACCGTCCTCCAGGTCGCGGGCGGCGGGCGCACCGAACGCGATCTCCAGCTCGGCCACGAGGACTGA